Proteins from a single region of Paenibacillus sp. BIHB 4019:
- a CDS encoding uracil-DNA glycosylase family protein, translating to MERRGLPLSLSTEYLHYEPFIKSLPLKARYEPADLLVQDLLIDREGEVEMFYAPHNEYRNNAASLLIVGITPGWTQMELAYRTAKLALEQNKPADEVCKAAKIAARFSGAMRRNLMQMLDSLKLPEYFGLPDSEALFAENNSLLHTTSLLKYPVFVAGKNYTGHKPPLAGNAFLHHYALKFIKAELKLLHKPLIIPLGKTVETMLKELVGSKELGDTLEDKHCLWGFPHPSGANGHRHKQFADAREQMEAKVAAFAAERSGLA from the coding sequence ATGGAGAGGAGAGGTTTGCCATTGTCTTTATCCACTGAGTATTTGCATTATGAGCCGTTTATAAAATCGCTGCCGCTGAAGGCCCGATATGAGCCTGCGGATTTGCTCGTTCAGGATTTGCTAATAGACCGTGAAGGGGAGGTTGAAATGTTCTACGCCCCTCATAATGAATACCGGAACAACGCGGCGAGCCTTTTAATTGTCGGCATCACGCCCGGCTGGACCCAGATGGAGCTGGCCTACCGGACGGCAAAGCTCGCTTTGGAGCAAAATAAACCGGCGGACGAGGTGTGCAAAGCCGCCAAAATCGCCGCCAGATTTTCCGGTGCGATGCGCCGCAACCTGATGCAAATGCTGGACAGCCTGAAGCTGCCGGAGTATTTTGGCCTTCCAGACAGCGAGGCTTTGTTTGCTGAAAATAATTCGCTCCTGCATACGACTTCGCTGCTCAAATATCCGGTATTTGTAGCTGGGAAAAACTACACGGGGCATAAGCCCCCACTTGCTGGCAATGCTTTTCTGCATCATTATGCGCTGAAATTTATTAAGGCTGAGCTAAAGCTGTTGCATAAGCCGCTTATTATTCCTTTGGGCAAAACCGTGGAAACGATGCTTAAAGAGCTTGTTGGCAGCAAGGAATTGGGGGATACGCTAGAGGACAAGCACTGCTTGTGGGGATTTCCCCATCCTTCCGGAGCCAATGGCCACCGACACAAGCAGTTCGCTGATGCGAGAGAGCAGATGGAGGCGAAGGTCGCCGCTTTTGCTGCTGAACGAAGCGGGCTGGCTTAG
- a CDS encoding siderophore biosynthesis protein yields MNIPEAFIKPFPAYEDVFYDEIEKHRQHFLPLCSIHLKCIDPELDEWLHIISAKEIYDGCVGDSTQSYHTLFTKEDMLGFDVIDGKYKFEADWNYFTLHQQEHSADNEIDEDLKAAYSQNDLDYHIRKQFYQNNQKIYPYSRFSEEFTSAEELLADFNKKQADGWGLSYPEINGIWDDIAFMSDEAQGFMQKYNEPIEELRKFENTNLFHVPKKANGEVFDYIGSLTGYYFQAYGADNVFLFYDKELRKAVICFEYT; encoded by the coding sequence ATGAACATTCCTGAAGCCTTTATTAAGCCGTTTCCCGCGTATGAGGATGTCTTTTATGACGAAATTGAAAAGCATCGCCAGCACTTTCTTCCCCTTTGCTCGATTCATTTAAAATGCATCGATCCCGAGCTTGATGAGTGGCTGCATATTATATCAGCCAAGGAAATTTATGATGGCTGTGTGGGTGACAGCACACAAAGCTACCATACCCTTTTTACAAAAGAAGATATGCTCGGGTTTGATGTCATCGATGGCAAATACAAATTTGAGGCAGACTGGAATTACTTCACCTTGCATCAGCAGGAGCATTCAGCAGACAATGAAATCGATGAGGATTTGAAGGCTGCCTATTCGCAAAATGATTTGGATTATCATATCCGCAAGCAATTTTACCAAAACAATCAGAAGATTTACCCTTACTCCCGATTTAGCGAAGAATTCACCTCTGCTGAGGAACTGCTAGCGGATTTTAACAAGAAGCAAGCGGATGGGTGGGGACTAAGCTATCCCGAAATTAATGGCATATGGGACGATATCGCATTTATGTCCGATGAAGCCCAAGGATTTATGCAAAAATATAATGAACCGATTGAAGAGCTCCGCAAGTTTGAAAACACCAATCTATTTCATGTTCCCAAAAAAGCAAATGGGGAAGTCTTTGATTACATCGGCTCCTTAACCGGATATTATTTTCAGGCTTATGGCGCAGATAATGTATTTTTGTTCTACGATAAGGAGCTGCGCAAGGCCGTCATTTGTTTTGAATACACCTAA
- a CDS encoding metalloregulator ArsR/SmtB family transcription factor, whose protein sequence is MQLDKVVAYHKALADPTRIKILILLSEGELNGQVLAEKLGVSPATITHHAAKLREASLINERRDKNTIFFSLNHYFIKSSATAAAELIYKNTNAIGGVDILEDDKNKRLQQSVVKNFFTLDNKLKHVPAQLKKKLIVLEHLVTQLETGRKYSEKEINAFIKRYHDDFATIRREFIMHQFMFRENEIYVLNPPEMWAKWENLA, encoded by the coding sequence ATGCAATTGGACAAAGTAGTCGCTTACCATAAAGCGCTTGCAGATCCAACCAGGATCAAAATATTAATTTTGCTATCGGAAGGAGAGCTTAATGGCCAGGTTTTAGCAGAAAAGCTAGGTGTCTCTCCAGCTACGATAACCCATCATGCTGCAAAGCTGCGTGAAGCAAGCTTGATTAATGAGAGAAGAGATAAAAATACGATCTTCTTTTCTTTAAATCACTACTTCATCAAAAGCAGCGCTACTGCTGCTGCGGAGTTAATTTACAAAAACACAAATGCAATAGGAGGTGTGGATATTTTGGAGGATGACAAAAACAAGCGGCTTCAGCAGTCTGTCGTTAAAAACTTTTTCACATTAGACAATAAATTAAAGCACGTACCCGCGCAGCTTAAGAAAAAGCTGATCGTATTGGAGCACCTAGTGACTCAACTAGAAACAGGGCGCAAATACAGCGAAAAGGAAATCAATGCATTCATTAAACGTTATCATGATGACTTCGCCACCATACGCAGGGAATTTATCATGCACCAATTTATGTTCAGAGAAAACGAAATTTACGTATTGAACCCGCCAGAGATGTGGGCGAAATGGGAAAATCTAGCGTGA
- a CDS encoding GNAT family N-acetyltransferase yields the protein MNSQPLFNLLVLGKRLQTDEEIREENQKNLEQGEKMFHLIENNECVGMMTYLPKNPNDHHPWIGLLIIHKEQERAGIGSLALKLLEEEWAAQRIDKVRLCVQHGNHNGASFWNKNGFHKISEGLDNHNNPIDIYEKCIEMRRSV from the coding sequence ATGAATTCACAGCCTCTGTTTAATCTCTTAGTCCTTGGTAAACGACTCCAAACGGACGAAGAGATTAGGGAAGAAAACCAGAAAAATCTCGAACAGGGCGAAAAAATGTTTCACTTGATTGAAAATAACGAATGCGTTGGAATGATGACGTATCTTCCGAAAAATCCTAATGATCATCATCCGTGGATTGGGCTGCTTATTATTCATAAGGAGCAAGAAAGGGCAGGAATCGGATCGCTTGCATTGAAATTGTTAGAAGAAGAATGGGCAGCACAGCGCATAGACAAAGTCAGACTTTGTGTTCAGCATGGCAACCATAACGGGGCTTCCTTTTGGAATAAGAATGGGTTTCATAAAATTAGCGAGGGGCTCGACAATCACAACAATCCAATTGATATTTACGAAAAATGTATAGAAATGAGGAGGAGTGTGTGA
- a CDS encoding SGNH/GDSL hydrolase family protein translates to MPQEDRLKVYPLSEIAHLKVHGRTTGQLDPLTLFWTGSSVELNAQGSELWVEVEVNYDQYEPWISILINGVPVSRLMLTAGRYWVCIYRGMTKTAIKNVRIVKDVQAMSADSECLLQIHAVKFDGECTPIEEKPYRIEFIGDSITSGEGAIGAKAETDWIPMWFSAIDNYTAMTAEALDADYRVLSQSGWGVLTSWDNNPHANLPDYYEQVCGLLTGENNKALGAHEKNDFASWQPDVVVVNLGTNDDGAFHSPEWVDTATGKAYKQRLKADGTYDDEDLAAFEEAAVRFLNKIRKYNPDAPIIWAYGMLGIPMMPAIYRAVNAYRMQTGDKQVTIFQLPNTTDGTLGARQHPGKLAHAKAASELAGYIKEVLRSSKP, encoded by the coding sequence ATGCCGCAAGAGGATCGCTTAAAGGTATATCCGTTATCCGAAATCGCTCATCTTAAGGTTCATGGCCGGACGACTGGCCAACTTGATCCATTAACGTTATTTTGGACCGGAAGCTCGGTGGAATTAAATGCGCAAGGATCTGAGCTTTGGGTTGAAGTCGAGGTGAATTACGACCAGTATGAGCCTTGGATCAGCATCCTGATCAACGGTGTGCCGGTCAGCAGACTAATGTTAACGGCGGGCAGGTACTGGGTTTGTATTTATAGAGGCATGACTAAGACCGCCATTAAAAATGTTCGTATCGTAAAGGATGTACAGGCGATGAGCGCGGATTCGGAATGCCTCCTGCAGATTCACGCTGTGAAGTTTGACGGTGAATGTACACCGATTGAAGAAAAGCCATATCGCATCGAATTTATAGGCGACAGCATTACTTCTGGAGAAGGGGCCATCGGAGCGAAAGCGGAGACGGACTGGATTCCGATGTGGTTTAGCGCGATTGACAATTATACGGCGATGACAGCGGAAGCGCTGGATGCTGACTACCGTGTCCTTTCACAAAGCGGATGGGGCGTCCTTACGAGCTGGGACAACAACCCGCATGCCAATCTTCCTGATTATTACGAACAGGTTTGCGGTCTTCTTACCGGGGAGAACAATAAAGCTTTAGGCGCGCACGAAAAAAATGATTTTGCCTCCTGGCAGCCGGATGTCGTCGTCGTGAATTTGGGAACGAATGATGACGGCGCTTTTCATTCTCCGGAATGGGTAGATACAGCTACTGGAAAAGCTTACAAACAGCGGTTAAAGGCCGATGGCACGTATGATGATGAGGATTTAGCTGCATTTGAGGAAGCAGCTGTGCGCTTTCTAAACAAAATTAGAAAATATAACCCAGATGCTCCTATCATATGGGCCTACGGCATGCTGGGTATACCGATGATGCCAGCCATCTACCGTGCTGTAAATGCTTATCGAATGCAAACAGGGGATAAGCAGGTAACCATTTTTCAGCTTCCCAATACGACTGATGGCACATTAGGCGCAAGACAGCATCCCGGCAAATTAGCCCATGCGAAAGCAGCCAGTGAGCTGGCGGGCTATATCAAAGAAGTTTTGCGTTCCTCTAAGCCTTAG
- a CDS encoding GerAB/ArcD/ProY family transporter, with protein MNKQKVSSFQMGVLLFVFLTGSSIIFVPGPLIGKAGAAAWLSLLLSGAIGFGILMMLMYLNRRFPGQDYIDYSRKVIGNVLTVLLGLLTISYLLQMQAAIVVGVGQFMIGAMMRETPMYAFTSLIFIISALTARAGIEVIARMFTLIMLLTSFFIVIVLLFAIPEYRPEQLLPLLPKGLMPVAAGAYYTFGFPFSEVFLFGMLLPFAAGQKPNKKLMMTMSFSFAASLLVLCAVTVCALMVFGPVAGAGPYMLFSVARLIEFQEIFQRIESVIGMSLILGSYMKATLSLYVLSLFMAKLCGMKDNNVIIMPLALAGFLMGLVTYDSNTQWARIVTEIHPIWTGLVLFVPLLVVMVVAMFRPAKA; from the coding sequence TTGAATAAACAAAAGGTCAGTTCTTTTCAAATGGGCGTGCTTTTATTTGTATTCTTGACCGGCTCCTCGATTATTTTTGTGCCTGGCCCGCTGATTGGAAAAGCAGGTGCCGCTGCATGGCTCTCCCTGCTGCTGTCTGGAGCAATCGGGTTTGGCATCCTAATGATGCTGATGTATTTAAATCGCCGATTTCCCGGCCAGGATTACATTGATTACAGCCGCAAGGTGATCGGCAATGTACTAACGGTGCTGTTAGGGCTGCTGACTATCTCGTATTTGTTGCAAATGCAGGCAGCTATTGTCGTAGGCGTAGGCCAGTTCATGATTGGGGCGATGATGAGAGAAACTCCGATGTACGCCTTTACTTCCCTTATTTTTATAATTTCTGCTTTGACGGCCCGCGCAGGAATAGAAGTGATCGCACGAATGTTCACTCTGATTATGCTATTAACTTCCTTTTTCATTGTCATCGTGCTGCTGTTTGCGATTCCTGAATACCGTCCTGAGCAATTGCTGCCGCTGCTGCCTAAAGGACTGATGCCCGTAGCGGCTGGAGCCTATTATACGTTTGGCTTCCCTTTCTCCGAAGTGTTTTTATTCGGCATGCTGCTGCCCTTCGCCGCAGGGCAAAAGCCGAACAAAAAGCTGATGATGACGATGTCCTTCTCCTTCGCCGCCAGCTTGCTTGTACTCTGCGCTGTGACGGTATGCGCCTTAATGGTATTCGGTCCGGTTGCAGGGGCAGGGCCCTATATGCTATTTTCCGTAGCCCGGCTCATTGAATTTCAGGAAATTTTCCAGCGCATTGAGTCCGTTATCGGCATGTCGCTCATTCTCGGCTCTTATATGAAAGCTACGCTTTCCCTCTATGTGCTCAGCCTCTTTATGGCCAAGCTTTGCGGCATGAAGGATAACAATGTCATCATTATGCCGCTGGCATTGGCAGGTTTTCTGATGGGGCTCGTCACTTATGACAGCAACACCCAGTGGGCTCGCATTGTTACAGAAATTCATCCGATATGGACGGGGCTGGTGCTGTTCGTTCCGCTGCTTGTCGTAATGGTTGTAGCAATGTTTCGGCCGGCTAAGGCTTAG
- a CDS encoding Ger(x)C family spore germination protein: MKKQTGILLIASLFMSFMLLTGCWSKYELTERGFVMGVALDETKDGKIEMLTQIYRPASVETGKSATTQTSSVNIHTQDDTVMEAVRDIPIHLGRKAQWSHTRVIIVGEKLARNQDLGKILDIFYRDHEPRSSVKLLISKGPAHKMLEKHPLIEQTTAQQILRTEEFSYLNAAKTMDTSLLDLLLQQESAHPDTVLSYVYSNSNPEQTLSTAGLALIKNGKLQKVMPPDKVEGLLALRNEYHSGVLEIPCPGMKGDKETAEVLSLRTASKVTIKDGNPVVSYRIKGELAITELKCTAIASKKDEQAFLEKFSAALLRQTSATLKFLQKNKLEVIGIGNQIYRQSPGAWHKLQPDWDERFAELPINVKIEFKLVTVGTMNSKPAS; the protein is encoded by the coding sequence ATGAAAAAACAAACCGGCATTTTACTGATTGCCTCTCTATTCATGAGCTTCATGCTGCTAACGGGCTGCTGGAGCAAATATGAGCTGACCGAGCGCGGTTTTGTGATGGGCGTTGCCCTCGACGAAACGAAGGACGGAAAAATCGAAATGCTTACCCAAATTTATCGTCCCGCCTCCGTAGAAACTGGAAAATCGGCTACTACGCAAACGTCTAGCGTAAACATTCATACGCAAGATGATACCGTAATGGAGGCGGTACGCGATATTCCGATCCATTTGGGCCGCAAAGCCCAGTGGAGCCATACCCGGGTCATTATTGTCGGAGAGAAGCTGGCAAGAAATCAGGATCTCGGTAAAATACTCGATATTTTTTATCGCGACCATGAGCCGCGCAGCAGCGTCAAGCTGCTCATATCCAAAGGTCCCGCTCACAAGATGCTGGAGAAGCATCCGCTTATTGAGCAGACGACAGCGCAGCAAATTCTTCGTACAGAAGAGTTCTCCTATCTCAATGCGGCGAAAACAATGGACACCTCCCTGCTCGATTTGCTGCTGCAACAGGAAAGCGCGCATCCAGACACGGTACTCTCCTATGTTTACAGTAATTCTAATCCTGAACAGACGCTATCCACTGCCGGTCTTGCCTTAATCAAGAATGGAAAATTGCAGAAAGTAATGCCTCCCGATAAAGTTGAGGGACTGCTTGCTTTACGAAATGAATACCATTCAGGCGTGCTGGAAATTCCTTGCCCGGGCATGAAGGGCGACAAAGAAACAGCGGAAGTGCTGTCTCTGCGTACAGCGAGCAAAGTTACGATAAAGGATGGAAATCCCGTAGTCAGCTACCGTATTAAAGGGGAGCTAGCCATTACAGAGCTAAAATGCACAGCTATAGCTTCCAAAAAGGACGAGCAAGCCTTCCTCGAAAAATTTAGCGCGGCACTATTGAGACAAACTTCAGCGACGTTAAAATTTTTGCAAAAAAATAAGCTGGAGGTTATCGGCATCGGCAACCAGATTTACCGCCAGAGCCCGGGGGCATGGCATAAGCTGCAGCCGGACTGGGATGAGCGCTTTGCGGAGCTGCCAATTAATGTGAAGATAGAGTTTAAACTCGTTACGGTCGGGACGATGAACAGCAAACCTGCATCGTAG
- a CDS encoding spore germination protein, whose protein sequence is MTTENSHTGTSTQETMPTVPQSGQSGSGDGKHPLTSILEDNVRYLESVFVRSSDIIFMHWHYGPDMLHKACSIYYSSLIQDDTINYMKISLQDLVTHEVGPGMEAGIEDVRFFFENHGPSGKKVQLVNDLDAVVDGISSGQLLILFDGWNQALSFKAQSVETRQVNEPVNESVVQGPRESTVENLQKNLGLLRLRLKTPKFKIELMSGGGDTNTTVAFGYLEGKVDTEMLAEFKKRMELIKTVDVLETSYIEQLIEDSSYSPFPQHRYTERTDMAVAGLLKGKIVVLVQGTGGMLLCPGLFTEFFQSSEDYYQRTIISTMIRWLRILAFIIALSLPSIYIALSTFHPELIPTVLLLAVLNAREGLPLPAFFEALLMEFFFELMREAGVRLPRTVGSAVSIVGALVIGDAAISAGIASPIMVIVVALTGIASFSIPQYGIAIALRILRFPLMLCAALLGGFGMMICFLFILLHLCKLRSLGQPYLAPLAPFRIVELRDVIMRISLKKLLRKPQNLHKP, encoded by the coding sequence ATGACAACCGAGAATAGCCATACGGGGACAAGCACCCAGGAAACGATGCCAACCGTACCACAAAGTGGTCAATCAGGCAGTGGCGATGGGAAGCATCCGCTCACCTCCATACTGGAGGATAATGTCCGTTATCTGGAATCTGTCTTTGTCCGCAGCTCCGACATCATCTTTATGCATTGGCATTACGGTCCCGATATGCTGCATAAAGCATGCTCGATCTATTACAGCTCGCTTATTCAAGACGATACCATTAACTATATGAAAATATCGCTGCAGGATCTTGTAACGCATGAGGTCGGACCTGGGATGGAAGCCGGCATTGAGGACGTCCGCTTTTTTTTCGAGAATCATGGGCCTTCCGGCAAAAAAGTACAGCTCGTAAACGATTTAGATGCTGTCGTAGACGGTATTTCCAGCGGACAGCTGCTGATTTTATTCGACGGCTGGAATCAGGCACTCAGCTTTAAAGCCCAGTCCGTAGAGACAAGACAGGTCAATGAGCCCGTTAATGAATCGGTCGTGCAAGGGCCGCGGGAAAGCACCGTTGAAAACTTGCAGAAAAATTTAGGACTGCTGCGGCTGCGGCTGAAGACGCCAAAATTCAAAATTGAGCTAATGAGCGGTGGCGGGGATACCAACACAACTGTCGCCTTCGGCTATTTGGAAGGCAAAGTGGATACGGAGATGCTCGCCGAGTTTAAGAAACGAATGGAGCTCATTAAGACGGTAGATGTTTTGGAAACCTCCTATATTGAGCAGCTTATTGAAGATTCCAGCTACTCCCCCTTTCCTCAGCATCGGTATACAGAAAGAACCGATATGGCTGTAGCCGGATTGCTAAAGGGAAAAATCGTCGTGCTGGTGCAAGGAACAGGCGGCATGCTGCTTTGTCCCGGGTTGTTCACCGAGTTTTTCCAATCGAGCGAGGATTATTACCAACGGACGATCATCTCGACGATGATTCGCTGGCTGCGCATTCTCGCTTTTATTATCGCCTTATCGCTGCCAAGCATTTATATTGCGCTATCTACCTTTCATCCTGAGCTGATTCCTACCGTGCTTCTATTAGCAGTATTGAATGCACGCGAGGGGCTGCCGCTGCCAGCCTTTTTCGAAGCGCTGCTGATGGAGTTCTTTTTTGAGCTTATGCGTGAGGCAGGCGTTCGCTTGCCCCGGACTGTCGGCTCCGCTGTGAGCATCGTTGGAGCCCTTGTCATTGGGGACGCCGCAATTAGTGCAGGTATTGCATCGCCGATTATGGTTATCGTGGTGGCGCTGACGGGTATCGCCTCCTTCTCTATTCCGCAATATGGCATCGCGATTGCGCTCCGTATTTTGCGGTTTCCGCTCATGCTTTGCGCTGCGCTGCTCGGAGGCTTCGGCATGATGATTTGCTTCTTGTTCATTTTGCTGCATCTGTGCAAGCTTAGATCGCTTGGACAGCCTTATTTGGCTCCGCTCGCTCCTTTTCGGATAGTCGAGCTTCGAGATGTCATTATGAGAATCTCGCTCAAAAAGCTGCTGCGCAAGCCGCAAAATTTGCATAAGCCATAA
- a CDS encoding serine hydrolase, with translation MKLSSLLPAIEPLDLRSCLVSYNGKLIFEHYRNDRTREEIAKVNSCTKSVVSALICIAMGKQLLPEASTPATLFFPQLAEDSDPRKQTITLEHLLTMSAGFNWTEFGGQNSFPRMTQTSNWIQFALEQPLSDEPGSRMEYNSGISQMLSAILVQASGMTTAAFAERYLFQPLGISQNEWEHDPQGIHTGGFGLRLLPADMLKLGQLYLQQGIWKGQQLIPQALIERSVYPAIAAESPRPGQYGWHWWVDSFSAGSKSVSPSAFDFYYALGFGGQTITVIPSLNIVAVVTNDRLKRGKPPADVFRHHIAPLLAQQ, from the coding sequence ATGAAGCTGTCATCACTGCTCCCGGCTATTGAGCCGCTGGACTTAAGGAGCTGCCTGGTGTCTTATAATGGCAAGCTTATTTTCGAGCATTACCGAAATGATCGTACGAGAGAAGAAATTGCAAAAGTTAACTCCTGTACTAAAAGCGTCGTATCTGCGCTAATTTGTATCGCGATGGGCAAGCAGCTGCTGCCAGAGGCATCGACGCCAGCCACTTTATTTTTCCCCCAGCTTGCTGAAGATTCTGACCCGCGAAAACAAACGATTACGCTGGAGCATCTACTGACGATGTCTGCCGGTTTCAACTGGACGGAGTTCGGCGGACAAAACTCCTTCCCCCGCATGACGCAAACGTCAAACTGGATTCAATTTGCCTTGGAGCAGCCATTATCGGATGAGCCTGGCTCGCGCATGGAATACAATTCCGGCATCTCCCAAATGCTGTCTGCCATTCTCGTACAAGCAAGCGGCATGACCACTGCTGCATTTGCCGAACGTTACCTGTTTCAGCCTTTAGGCATTTCCCAAAATGAATGGGAGCATGATCCGCAAGGCATTCATACAGGCGGCTTTGGACTGCGGCTGCTTCCAGCCGATATGCTGAAGCTGGGCCAGCTGTATTTGCAGCAAGGCATATGGAAGGGGCAGCAGCTTATCCCCCAAGCTTTAATAGAGCGCTCCGTCTATCCTGCGATAGCCGCTGAGTCTCCTCGCCCTGGCCAGTACGGCTGGCATTGGTGGGTCGATTCTTTTTCAGCAGGTTCGAAATCCGTTTCGCCTTCTGCTTTCGATTTTTATTATGCGTTAGGCTTCGGCGGACAGACGATTACCGTCATCCCCAGCCTCAATATCGTCGCAGTCGTCACCAATGACAGGCTAAAAAGAGGCAAGCCTCCCGCAGATGTTTTCCGTCATCACATTGCCCCGCTGCTCGCGCAGCAATAA
- a CDS encoding NAD(P)/FAD-dependent oxidoreductase codes for MNKQLELYDVTIIGGGPAGLYTAFYSGMRDLKTKLIESQPELGGRILTYPEKMIWDVGGVTPIRGEKLIAQLVEQAKTFEPTIVLGQQISGFERQEDGSIVLTASSGEQHHTKTVILAIGYGARKLVKLEIEGADRFEVTNLYYTVQELEGFRGKHVLISGGGDSAVDWANELEPIAASVTIVHRRSQFGGHERNVSNMRSSSVKICTPYSVEALLSSNGSSIDQVTIAHLETGERELLEVDAVIVNHGMKCDFGPVEGWGLDLGAWHVTVGEHMETNLPGVFAAGDFVTYGSKVELIAGTFTDGIMALNSAKQYLDPEAPMMAYVSSHNEKFKEKNRALGVTEDEESE; via the coding sequence ATGAATAAACAATTGGAGCTTTATGATGTAACGATAATCGGTGGCGGTCCAGCTGGATTGTACACAGCCTTTTATAGCGGCATGCGCGACCTGAAAACAAAGCTGATTGAATCACAGCCGGAGCTCGGAGGGCGAATTCTGACCTATCCTGAAAAAATGATTTGGGATGTAGGGGGTGTAACCCCTATCCGTGGAGAGAAATTGATCGCTCAATTAGTCGAGCAAGCCAAAACCTTCGAGCCAACGATCGTGCTCGGCCAGCAAATTTCAGGCTTTGAGCGGCAGGAGGATGGCTCGATTGTGCTGACGGCGTCGAGCGGCGAGCAGCATCATACGAAAACCGTTATTTTGGCCATAGGCTATGGCGCCCGAAAGCTGGTCAAGCTGGAAATTGAAGGAGCAGACCGTTTCGAAGTGACGAATTTATATTATACCGTTCAGGAGCTGGAAGGCTTTCGCGGCAAGCATGTGCTCATTTCGGGAGGCGGCGATTCCGCAGTCGATTGGGCGAATGAACTGGAGCCGATTGCAGCAAGCGTCACCATTGTACATCGCCGCAGCCAATTCGGCGGACATGAGCGAAACGTCTCGAACATGAGAAGCTCCTCGGTGAAAATATGTACGCCTTATAGCGTAGAAGCGCTGCTAAGCAGCAATGGGTCTAGCATTGATCAGGTGACCATCGCTCATTTGGAAACAGGCGAGCGTGAGCTGCTGGAAGTCGATGCGGTAATTGTCAATCACGGGATGAAATGCGATTTCGGGCCAGTGGAGGGCTGGGGTCTTGACCTCGGAGCATGGCATGTAACCGTCGGCGAACATATGGAAACGAATTTGCCGGGCGTATTTGCCGCAGGCGATTTCGTAACCTATGGCAGTAAAGTTGAGCTGATCGCTGGAACGTTTACCGATGGCATTATGGCACTCAATAGCGCCAAGCAATATTTGGACCCGGAAGCCCCGATGATGGCCTATGTATCCTCGCATAATGAGAAGTTTAAAGAGAAAAATCGCGCGTTAGGCGTAACGGAGGACGAAGAGAGCGAATAG
- a CDS encoding PadR family transcriptional regulator gives MNSQDVILGILMDENCSGYEIKHKFETLFSYFYNASYGTIYPTLGKMEKQGLITKESILQDGKPNKNVYTITEAGREQFMLYLKSDIQAVETKSDFMVRLVFGKWADQEQVIQWLEKTIAKQEEEIAQLTADYANWKPNMNATQELCITIGIANQESSHRILVEGLQKLKAQL, from the coding sequence TTGAACAGCCAGGATGTGATTTTGGGTATTTTAATGGATGAAAATTGTTCGGGTTACGAAATCAAGCACAAATTTGAAACGCTGTTTTCGTATTTTTACAATGCCAGCTATGGGACGATTTATCCGACGCTCGGCAAGATGGAGAAGCAGGGATTAATTACGAAGGAGAGCATTTTGCAGGACGGCAAGCCGAATAAAAATGTGTATACGATTACGGAAGCAGGCCGGGAACAGTTTATGCTGTATTTAAAAAGCGATATCCAGGCTGTGGAAACGAAATCCGATTTTATGGTGAGGCTCGTTTTTGGGAAATGGGCAGATCAAGAGCAAGTGATTCAATGGCTGGAGAAAACGATTGCCAAACAGGAGGAAGAGATTGCACAATTAACGGCTGATTATGCAAATTGGAAACCCAACATGAATGCCACCCAAGAGCTGTGTATCACAATCGGTATTGCCAATCAGGAGAGCTCCCATCGAATTTTGGTAGAAGGATTGCAGAAGCTGAAAGCTCAATTATAA